Below is a genomic region from Thermodesulfobacteriota bacterium.
ATAAAAGGATTGATCTAACCTTATTATGTCCTTTGCAACTCATTTTTGTTTCCTCCCGGCATAGTTTTTTCAATAGACAGGCAAAGTATATACCGTCGAGAGAAAAACCACCATCCCACCTAACGAACTGGAAACCCACCAATTTTTGTCGGCTCCATAATCCTTAGATGGATCGAGGTAGGAGCGAGTCGGCATAAAATAGTCTTACATGACGAAAATTGTCATTTGATTCCGCCTGGTTTATAGGTCCCAGAAACTTGTTTAAAGAAAATAAGGAACACCTCTTTAATTCCCCCTGCTTCGACTTCCTCAGCACAGGCTTAGCAAGGGGGGTAGAAAAGCTGTTTGAACGGATAAGATTTGGACATAGATCATATAATTAGAAGGTCCTGACTAGGAAGTAAACCGCGAAACTGATCAAAATCATTTACTTCCTGATTTCTCGAAATATTCCCCTTCCAGCCACTTAATTAGACACTCGTGGGAGCAAGCCTAACCCAGATCAGTCCGTGTCGGTCAATCCGCCCGAAGCACAAAAATTTATATGCATAGAACCCTGGTACTTAATCTGCCGCAATTTGTAGCATTCTTCTATCCCTTTTATGTATCCAAGTCCTTGAAAACATTCAAGCGGTGATTAAATTAACTAATGGCATGTAATTTGCATAATAAATTATCGTGACGTTTAAATTGCACAAGGAGGTTCAAGTAAGATGACAATAACAATCGCTCCTTTTACGGTCGACCCGGGTTACGATTTCACGGCACCGGTGGCTAGATATGGAAAGGAAGAAGAGTTAAAGAAGGCACAAGGCCCGATTACATACTGGAGAATATATATAGACGACAAATACGTGTCCTATACTTCTAGCAAGGAATTGGCCGAGAAGACTAAGGCCTGGATGGAAAAGTGGTTAAATGGAAAGTCTTGAATCGTGGCGAGGTAAGCCAAAGATGCTAATGGTAGAAGAAAAGGGCTGGCTTAAAAAACCACATCCGGGAATAATATTCCGAGGTGTGCTTCCGCCGCTTTTTTCGATAAACAAAAAACCGGAGGTAATGAATTACATAGATTTAAACAAGTACCAAAACTATCTGTAATAAATTAACCCCCTAATCCTCACCGCTCTGTAACCGGGTTTATCCCGCTTTCCTAAGAACATTTAAATCCTAAAAATTACCGGAACCCACCAAACCTCATAAACTGCAATAGTCAAGAATTAATGTCGGAGGCGCCGAGAGAAGCTGCATCTTCCCGATAAATTGTCACCACTGTCATTCTCAGCAGTGAAACCCCAAAAAATCTAGACCCTTCGCTGCCGCCCAGGATGGCAGAAAAAAATGTGAAGAGACTCCCCGACAAGTCTATTCCTTCGCGGGGTTACACCGGGTTTATCGAACGTGCTGACGGTTCGACGGAGTTTATGCTGAGTTTGCCGAGGCGCTCACCATGAAGGAGGGGGAAAAACTCAAAGTATTATCCCTTCACCCTGAGCGGAGACGAAGGGTGACGGAAAGACCCGTGGTTCGACGGAGTTTATTACTTCGCTCGGTACTCAGAGGAACATTTGGACAATTGAGGGTTTTCCGTTACATCCGACTCGCTAACACAGTGTCTGTTTGGTTAAATACTGACTATTACACATATCCATAAATATCTCCAGGACCAGGCAAACCTTGGAGAAATTATGTATTTTATTAGAGACTAAAGACCGGGGTTTGTATAGATGAAATTTGGTGCTCACGTTTCCATCGCCGGAGGGATAGAGAAATCGCCATCGCGGGCCCGAGAACTCGGTTGCGAGTGTTTTCAAGTTTTTACAAGACCGCCCCAGGGTGGAAGCCCTTCCAGGCTCGACCAGGAGACGGTTGACGCCTTTTTCGAGGAATGCTCCCGGTACAAACTTTTTGATTATTACATACATACGCCCTATTTCATAAATCTGGCCTCGGAAAACAAAGAGACATGCTGGGCATCGGTCTCCATAATCAAGGAAGAGCTGGCAAGAGGAAGCATAATAGAAGCAAAATACGTCGTGACCCACATCGGGAGCGGGAAGGTATCCGGTAAATCAAAGGCGATCATGAAGGTTACAGATGGGTTAAAAAGGGTTTTAGACGGACACTATAATAAAACTAAACTACTTCTGGAAAATTCCGCCGGCCAGGGAAGTATAATTGGCGATACCTTTGAAGAACTAGCCGAGATACTGGAAAAGGTGGGGAATCCCGATTTAGGGATATGCCTGGACACCGCGCACCTGTTTGCATCCGGCTACGACATTAGAACCGAAGAGACGTTCAGAGCCACACTAAGACGGTTTTCCTCGATTGTTGGCCTGGACAAGCTTAAACTGCTCCACGGCAACGACTCGAAGGTTGGGCTTGGGGAGAGAAAGGACCGGCATGAGCACATAGGCAAGGGCAGGATTGGAATCGATGGCTTTGCAACTATAGTTAATAATCCTCATCTTAAAGACATAGACCTGATAATCGAGACCCCTCTCGAAAAGGTGGGAGACGATATAATGAATTTGAAGAAGTTGAGGAGCCTTAAGAAAAAGTAAATTCCAAGGACAAAAGGTATTCTTGAATGAAAGCACTATCCATAATCGCCCTGATAATCGCCGTCCTTACTCTGGCCATAACCGGCTATCTTATAAGGGAACTGCAAAATGAGCAGAAACTCATAGCCGAAGATGTGTTGAAACTAAAGCAGGAAATGGCAAAGTCCTGGCAGCATGCGCCGAAATCCGCAGGGGAAGAGTGGCCCAAATATCACCATGCCACCGGTACATTAAAGCTCATTACCGGAAACCGAGTTGTTATCGACCAGGATGAGATGCCCGGATTTATGAGGGCCATGATAATGAGCTATGAGGTCGAGAGCCCGGAACAGCTCAGCACTCTCCGGCAAGAAGACAGGGTGAAACTAAAACTCAAGGAAACGGAAACAAGCCTCACCGTAGTAAGCATAGAGAAACAGTGAAACCTTATAATCGCCGGATCACATTGCCTGTTTCCTTAGGCGGGCCTATAATTTCGTCGTAGTCTTTTAAATGAACCACCCTGGAGCAAGACACAAGGAATTCTCAAGTTACGGGAAGGTCGAATGAGGGTTATTCTGATCTTCGTTGCATTAATCGTCCTGGCAGTGGTTGGTACGACCTACTGGTTCGGTGTAGAGGCGGAGAAGACGTACAAAAACATCCAGGAAGGGCTTTCCCAATACGGGAATGTCGAGATAATTAAAAGAAAATATAACCGAGGTTGGTTCAGCTCAGAAGCCGAGACGGAATTGGGAATACGGGTAGGGACTAAAAAAATAGCAAGTTTAATATTAAACGACCGCATCAGCCATGGGCCAATACCTATAAGGGAGCTGATTGGCCGGGATTCCCGGCTGAAACCGGTACAGGCAATAATCAACAGCACCATAAGGACCATCCCGGGGACCGGGAATGAACTAACCGATTTATTAGCCGAGATGCCGCCGCCCCAGATAAAAACAACGGTCGAAATCAAAGGTCACGGGGAAAGCCTAATATCCATGCCGCCATTCGCCCATCAAGACCGGGAGGGAAACGGCTCTATAAAGTGGCAAGGGGTTTACGGCTCGGCTAAGTTCAGCCCGAACTTTAGACAAATAACCACCGATATCAAATCTCCCGGTCTCGAATTAACCAGCGATGAATTTGAATTATCCATAAAAGGGATTGAATTTGATTCCCAACTCCGTAGCCATGTACCCGACCTCTATAACCCGACCGGTGATATGAATCTTACGATCGGGAATGTGAACGTAGAAAACAGGAAGCCCCAAGAGCGCTACTCGATTGAGCAGTTGAAACTCTACGGCGGGACTGAGCTAACCGGGGACAACCTGGTTGCCAAGAGCACATTCTCTTTTGAGAATCTCAATACCGGGGCGGAAAACTATGGGCCCGGTTATTATGAAATAATCATACGGAACATCGACCCCTCGGCATGGGCAAAGCTTCAAAAGATGCTCAGGGAAACCCAGGGTATGGATACATCCAACGAGACGGAGCGGGATTTACTCATAGGTAAGATAATAGACATTCTGCCTGACCTTATCAAAAATTCCCCGGAGGTCGAGCTGGCCAAACTGAGCTTAAAAACGGACAAGGGAGAAGCTTCCGGCCGGGCAAAAGTAACCATAGATGGCAGTAACCCGAAGATAGCTAAAATCCCTTTCCTCCTCCTTATGTCCGTGAAGGCAGAGGCCGGGTTTACCATTCCAGAAGCCCTTACCGAATCTATACTCCAAAATCTAGCCCGAAAAAACCTGTTAGAGAAAATTGAGGACTTAGACGAAGTTCCAAAGGGTGAAGATATAAACGAGTTGTCAAAAGCCGCTGCCTCCGAGCAAGTCAAGAAGCTCATCGAGCAAAAGATACTAATACCCGAAGGCGAGAATCTTAAATTGGACGCAAGCTACGAGAGGGGCGTGTTTAAACTAAACGGCCAACCCATGGAAACGCCGTTTTCCGGATAGCCAAGATACCTCATATAAAGGGTGATCATTCCGTTTCCTTCTTAACCGGTGCATCGGCAAATGCACTAAACCTCTCCTCCAGTTCCCGATATCCTGTAACCCCGACGAGTTCTTCAAACTCTCTGAATGAGTAGCTATTGGTAAAACCTGATGTAGTGCCTTTTTCCCTGAGATGACGGAAGCAAGCCTCCATTGCCCTCGTGGCCGCGAATAACCCGGAGAGCGGGAATACGGCTATCTTGAACCCCAACCCTTCTAATTCCCCAGCGCTAAGTAAAGGGGTTTTCCCGCCTTCAACCATGTTGGCAAAAAGAGGGATGTCCGGAAACGACGAGGCTATCTTCCTAAGCTCATCCACCGATTGTGGGGCCTCGATAAAGACGATGTCCGCACCGGCATGGAAGTAGGCCCGGCCTCTACGAATCGCCTCATCCAGTCCGAGAGGGGCGCGTGCATCGGTCCTGGCTATAATCACCAAGCCGCTATCCTCGCGGGCATACACCGCCGCATGAATTTTCTCAACATGCTCCTCCATCGGAATTACCGCTTTCCCCTCGAAGTGGCCGCACTTCTTGGGCCACTCCTGGTCCTCCAATATTATTCCGGCCGCGCCAGCCCTGACTACATCCGTCACCGTTCGGATAACGTTAAGGGGGTTTCCATAACCGGTGTCGATATCCGCCACCAGTGGGACACTCACCGACCTGGCGATACGCTCGACGCTCCATAGCATCTCGGTTGCGGTAAGAAAGCCGTAGTCGGGTCTACCCAGCGTCGAGCCGGATACGCCGAACCCGCTGGTGAACACCACCTCAAACCCAATTCGCTCGGCGAGCCTGGCTCCGATACAATCGTAAACCCCGGGGAGAACCAGTATGCCCGGCCTCTTTAGTATTTCCCTTAGCCTATGTCCTTGAGTCAAAGCGAGAGCTCCAACGATTTATATCAGCTAGTTCTGAATACTAACCAGAAAGGTTGTCAGGTCAAGTCTTTTTCAGGTTGGCGATCATAACAATTCCTTCCCTATTCAGATAAGCAATCGTTAACCGGCTCGACGGCTGCGTCCGCAGCGACTTGCTGGCCGGGTCAGTCCAGTTGACGCTTGAGGTCGTCGAAGTCAAACCAGACATTTTCCTTCTCGATGAACCCCTCCCTGAGCTTAAAGACGTGGAGGAGCCGGAGGCGCACCCTACCGGCCTTGCCATCCAGTTTGAAAGGCCGTCCATCCACCAGATAGCCGGTCCAGATACTCTCGTCGACCAGAAAGTCGTCCCCGTAGAGGCGCATTACCGGCTCGACGCTGCCGTCTTTGAGGCAGGGAAACAACCGTTCATAAAAGCCACGAATCGCCGCTTTCCCTCGAAGCGGGCCATCCGGCCCCCCTATCAACTCGTGCTCGGCATCTTCTGTAAGGGTTCCAAGCACTCCCTCGACATCGTCGGCCGCCTCGTACATGAAGTGGTCGCTGACGAGCTTGTCCATCATCTCTCGGTTCATAGTTTTCATCTCATAACCTCCTGCAGTAGCCGGTTGAACTGTTATTAGCCTGTAAACATCCGTCATGATATCCCAAAAAGGATGTTATACTGCAAACCGCCGATTTATCCTATGCTAAAATAAGTGGAATTTCAAACCAGGAGCAAAAAGAAAAAACTGCTTGAAGACTGCCTAGAGTCCGGGCCAGAGGAGAATTTGCGAATGAAACCGGATAATGTAAGGAATTGTGAATGAGGCCTAAGATAAAAATTAGCACACTATTCGCAGCAGGAATTATTTGTTATATCATAGGGCTTTATGTTATAGGGTTTATGAATACCCCTTTCCTTTTTATCTTATTTTTTGCCATTGCCACGTTTTGTTTGTTAATTACTTTCTTCTTGCTCTTGACAGACCTTTTTTGGGAAATACTCCCACCGGATAAGGCAGGTGTTTATGGAAATGATAAGTGGACATATAGGGTATATATTCTGGCCTATCTTATTTTTTTCCTCATAGCTGGCTGGACAATCAACCACTACTTTTTGCCCTATAATAAATTTCATCCCGTAAGCTTACTGGGAAATGCGGGAATATTGCTTTTCTCAGCATTTTTAGGATGGAATCTGTTAAAGCCGAACGGGAAGAGTATATTAATAGGCACAGCTTCATTTATTTTGTTCGTCTCTCTACTGACAATCGTCGGTTCAATTAGCGATAAAGATGTCGTGCCATCTTCTCATGAAGAAATCAAGTCTTTGCCATACCTGACCTGGGTTCCCGCGGAGAAAACCATACAAAAATCCGGGGTCACTATTCACGACCAAAGGCAATCCTTTAAAGGCGTGAACATATATAACTCTACGAACTTGTCAAAAGCCTACCTTATGGATATGTCCGGAGACATATTACACACCTGGTCGGCAAAAATGAACGAAGATGACACCTGGCATCATATAGAGATGGATAATAACGGCGATTTATTATCCATCGTCGAGGACGCTATGCTCCTAAGATTAGATTGGAATTCCAATATCAAGTGGGTTGTGAAAATGCCTTTTCATCACGATATAGCTATTGCTCAAAATAAAGATATTTATGCCTTGAGAAGAAAAGAAGAGATGGTTTTCATATCCGGCTTGCCCGTGCCTATTCTTAATGATTATATCGTGGTCTTATCTCCGAATGGTGAGATTAAAAGAGAGATCTCTCTTTTTAAAGTTTTAAAAAAAGGAGTTCCCTTTAATGTGGTAACTAAAATATACCTTTGGATAATTAACCCTAAAAATCTATGGGAAATAGTCCGGCGAAAGTTAGAAGGTGATTATATTTTTTACGGTGCTGACCTCGTCGATATTCTTCATACCAATACTATTGAAATAATAAACAGAAGCATCAACGGGTTGTGCAAAAAAGGAGACATATTGATTGCCGTCCGGAATTTGAATCTTATCGGGATAATAGATTTGGAGAATGAAGACCTCATCTGGAGCTGGGGGCGGAGGAGGCTAAGCAAGCCGCACCACCCCAGTTTATTAGAAAACGGAAATATCCTGATTTATGACAACGGCCAGAAAAGAGAATATTCTCGCATAATAGAACTCGACCCGCTCACAAAAAAAATTGTATGGAAATATAGGGCAAATCCCCCAGGTCAATTTCACTCTCCGACCAGAGGGGCTAACCAGCGGTTGCCAAATGGGAACACCCTTATTACCGAGAGTGACAGCGGGCGTGTTTTTGAAATTACCAATAATGGACAAATCGTATGGGAGTTCTACAACCCGGAGATAGACACCGAGGAAGGGACAAGAGCGGCAATATACCGCATGTTGAGACTTACCCACCCTAAAGATTATGCTATCCTTGGTAGGCTAAAATAATATGTAATAACTAGAAGTTAACCAAACAGACACTGCCTTGCCAGTCGCATCTAACAGGACGATTTTAATTGTCCAAATCTCACTCTGAATACCAATCGAAGTAATAAACTCCGTCAAACCATGGGTCTTTCAATCACCCTTCG
It encodes:
- a CDS encoding arylsulfotransferase family protein; its protein translation is MRPKIKISTLFAAGIICYIIGLYVIGFMNTPFLFILFFAIATFCLLITFFLLLTDLFWEILPPDKAGVYGNDKWTYRVYILAYLIFFLIAGWTINHYFLPYNKFHPVSLLGNAGILLFSAFLGWNLLKPNGKSILIGTASFILFVSLLTIVGSISDKDVVPSSHEEIKSLPYLTWVPAEKTIQKSGVTIHDQRQSFKGVNIYNSTNLSKAYLMDMSGDILHTWSAKMNEDDTWHHIEMDNNGDLLSIVEDAMLLRLDWNSNIKWVVKMPFHHDIAIAQNKDIYALRRKEEMVFISGLPVPILNDYIVVLSPNGEIKREISLFKVLKKGVPFNVVTKIYLWIINPKNLWEIVRRKLEGDYIFYGADLVDILHTNTIEIINRSINGLCKKGDILIAVRNLNLIGIIDLENEDLIWSWGRRRLSKPHHPSLLENGNILIYDNGQKREYSRIIELDPLTKKIVWKYRANPPGQFHSPTRGANQRLPNGNTLITESDSGRVFEITNNGQIVWEFYNPEIDTEEGTRAAIYRMLRLTHPKDYAILGRLK
- a CDS encoding YdgA family protein yields the protein MRVILIFVALIVLAVVGTTYWFGVEAEKTYKNIQEGLSQYGNVEIIKRKYNRGWFSSEAETELGIRVGTKKIASLILNDRISHGPIPIRELIGRDSRLKPVQAIINSTIRTIPGTGNELTDLLAEMPPPQIKTTVEIKGHGESLISMPPFAHQDREGNGSIKWQGVYGSAKFSPNFRQITTDIKSPGLELTSDEFELSIKGIEFDSQLRSHVPDLYNPTGDMNLTIGNVNVENRKPQERYSIEQLKLYGGTELTGDNLVAKSTFSFENLNTGAENYGPGYYEIIIRNIDPSAWAKLQKMLRETQGMDTSNETERDLLIGKIIDILPDLIKNSPEVELAKLSLKTDKGEASGRAKVTIDGSNPKIAKIPFLLLMSVKAEAGFTIPEALTESILQNLARKNLLEKIEDLDEVPKGEDINELSKAAASEQVKKLIEQKILIPEGENLKLDASYERGVFKLNGQPMETPFSG
- a CDS encoding nuclear transport factor 2 family protein; amino-acid sequence: MKTMNREMMDKLVSDHFMYEAADDVEGVLGTLTEDAEHELIGGPDGPLRGKAAIRGFYERLFPCLKDGSVEPVMRLYGDDFLVDESIWTGYLVDGRPFKLDGKAGRVRLRLLHVFKLREGFIEKENVWFDFDDLKRQLD
- a CDS encoding oxaloacetate decarboxylase, which produces MTQGHRLREILKRPGILVLPGVYDCIGARLAERIGFEVVFTSGFGVSGSTLGRPDYGFLTATEMLWSVERIARSVSVPLVADIDTGYGNPLNVIRTVTDVVRAGAAGIILEDQEWPKKCGHFEGKAVIPMEEHVEKIHAAVYAREDSGLVIIARTDARAPLGLDEAIRRGRAYFHAGADIVFIEAPQSVDELRKIASSFPDIPLFANMVEGGKTPLLSAGELEGLGFKIAVFPLSGLFAATRAMEACFRHLREKGTTSGFTNSYSFREFEELVGVTGYRELEERFSAFADAPVKKETE
- a CDS encoding copper-binding protein, translating into MKALSIIALIIAVLTLAITGYLIRELQNEQKLIAEDVLKLKQEMAKSWQHAPKSAGEEWPKYHHATGTLKLITGNRVVIDQDEMPGFMRAMIMSYEVESPEQLSTLRQEDRVKLKLKETETSLTVVSIEKQ
- a CDS encoding deoxyribonuclease IV, which gives rise to MKFGAHVSIAGGIEKSPSRARELGCECFQVFTRPPQGGSPSRLDQETVDAFFEECSRYKLFDYYIHTPYFINLASENKETCWASVSIIKEELARGSIIEAKYVVTHIGSGKVSGKSKAIMKVTDGLKRVLDGHYNKTKLLLENSAGQGSIIGDTFEELAEILEKVGNPDLGICLDTAHLFASGYDIRTEETFRATLRRFSSIVGLDKLKLLHGNDSKVGLGERKDRHEHIGKGRIGIDGFATIVNNPHLKDIDLIIETPLEKVGDDIMNLKKLRSLKKK